From Etheostoma cragini isolate CJK2018 chromosome 17, CSU_Ecrag_1.0, whole genome shotgun sequence, one genomic window encodes:
- the LOC117960947 gene encoding tubulin alpha-1B chain-like, translating to MRECISIHVGQAGVQIGNACWELYCLEHGIQPDGQMPSDKTCGGGDDSFNTFFSETGAGKHVPRAIFVDLEPTVIDEVRTGTYRQLFHPEQLITGKEDAANNYARGHYTIGKEVIDLVLDRIRKLDNQCTGLQGFLVFHSFGGGTGSGFTSLLMERLSVDYGKKSKLEFAIYPAPQVSTAVVEPYNAILTTHTTLEHSDCAFMVDNEAIYDICRKNLDIERPSYTNLNRLISQVVSSVTASLRFDGALNVDLTEFQTNLVPYPRIHFPLATYAPVISAEKAYHEQLSVAEITNACFEPANQLVKCDPRHGKYMACCLLYRGDVVPKDVNAAIATIKTKRSIQFVDWCPTGFKVGINYQPPTVVPGGDLAKVQRAVCMLSNTTAIAEAWARLDHKFDLMYAKRAFVHWYVGEGMEEGEFSEAREDMAALEKDYEEVGVDSVEGEGGEEEGEEY from the exons ATG CGTGAATGTATCTCTATCCACGTTGGTCAGGCTGGTGTCCAGATTGGCAATGCTTGCTGGGAGCTTTATTGTCTGGAACATGGGATCCAGCCGGACGGACAGATGCCCAGTGACAAGACTTGCGGAGGAGGAGATGATTCCTTCAACACCTTTTTCAGTGAGACTGGAGCTGGAAAGCACGTCCCCAGGGCTATTTTTGTGGACCTGGAACCTACTGTCATCG ATGAGGTGCGCACTGGGACCTACCGCCAGCTGTTCCACCCTGAGCAACTGATCACCGGCAAGGAGGATGCTGCCAACAACTACGCCCGTGGACATTACACCATCGGCAAAGAAGTCATCGACCTGGTGTTGGACAGGATCCGCAAACTG gATAACCAGTGCACTGGCCTTCAGGGCTTCCTGGTTTTCCACAGCTTCGGGGGTGGCACCGGCTCTGGTTTCACGTCCCTGCTGATGGAGCGTCTGTCTGTTGACTATGGAAAGAAGTCAAAGCTGGAGTTTGCCATATACCCAGCTCCCCAG GTATCCACGGCTGTAGTGGAGCCCTATAATGCCATCCTGACCACCCACACCACCCTGGAGCACTCTGACTGTGCCTTCATGGTGGACAACGAGGCAATATACGATATCTGCCGTAAGAACCTTGATATTGAGCGTCCTTCTTACACCAACCTGAACAGGTTGATCAGTCAGGTTGTGTCTTCCGTCACTGCCTCCCTTCGTTTTGATGGTGCCCTCAATGTTGATCTGACAGAGTTCCAGACCAATTTGGTGCCATATCCCCGTATCCACTTCCCTCTGGCCACCTATGCCCCTGTCATCTCTGCTGAGAAGGCTTACCATGAGCAACTCTCAGTGGCAGAAATCACCAACGCCTGCTTCGAACCAGCCAATCAGTTGGTGAAATGTGACCCTCGCCACGGCAAATACATGGCCTGCTGCCTTTTGTATCGTGGTGATGTGGTGCCCAAAGATGTGAATGCCGCCATTGCCACCATCAAGACCAAGCGCTCCATCCAGTTTGTGGACTGGTGCCCCACTGGTTTCAAGGTGGGCATAAACTACCAGCCTCCCACTGTAGTTCCTGGTGGAGACCTGGCCAAGGTCCAGAGGGCTGTGTGCATGCTGAGCAACACCACTGCTATTGCAGAGGCCTGGGCTCGGCTTGACCACAAGTTTGATCTGATGTACGCTAAACGTGCCTTTGTTCACTGGTATGTGGGTGAGGGTATGGAGGAGGGAGAGTTCTCTGAGGCCAGAGAAGACATGGCAGCTCTAGAGAAGGATTATGAGGAGGTTGGAGTCGACTctgtggagggggaggggggggaggaggaaggagaggagtactaa
- the LOC117960959 gene encoding uncharacterized protein LOC117960959 yields MEHVNGDNSDSSMQRRVEGFVNKQMADIARETLQQRLTAVSDEMHSLAEHVSRRSEGEFRDNPRQGDASFGVQPPLCPVCSSGAADKLISAPSTETAAQQKIIDLLVVIQEEQQRQWAVLRDLQARLQGPAGCEEEDVEALDMDLPLRTLEQLDDMERQLDDAGIQKRMVSYLSRMGGATVEDAVRRLMQAVLSFAVGSELNWVGRGQKRSFRNTRLQGVLFCALKRTPVGKEATHHQYADVVKKWLRFAPFRQGGTGRRCFKAPVEFPESEEF; encoded by the exons ATGGAGCATGTTAATGGGGATAACTCCGACAGCTCGATGCAACGTCGAGTGGAGggttttgtaaacaaacaaatggcAGACATTGCTCGAGAAACCCTCCAGCAGAGGCTGACTGCTGTTTCAGATGAGATGCACAGTCTGGCCGAACATGTTTCCAGACGCTCAGAGGGAGAGTTCAGAGACAATCCGCGGCAAGGGGACGCGAGCTTCGGTGTGCAGCCGCCACTCTGCCCCGTCTGTAGCTCCGGAGCCGCCGACAAGTTAATTTCTGCCCCATCCACAG AGACCGCGGCTCAGCAGAAGATAATCGATCTACTGGTGGTGATCCaagaggagcagcagaggcAGTGGGCAGTTCTGAGGGATCTTCAGGCCCGCCTGCAGGGTCCGGCCGGCTGCGAGGAAGAAGATGTCGAGGCCCTGGACATGGACCTCCCCCTGAGGACCCTGGAGCAGCTGGATGACATGGAGAGACAGCTGGATGACGCAGGAATACAGAAGAGAATG GTGTCTTACCTGTCCCGGATGGGCGGGGCTACGGTGGAAGATGCAGTGAGACGCCTTATGCAGGCTGTGCTTTCTTTCGCTGTGGGATCTGAGCTTAACTGGGTGGGCCGCGGACAGAAGAGAAGCTTCAGGAACACTCGCCTCCAAGGGGTCCTCTTCT GCGCCCTGAAACGAACACCAGTGGGTAAGGAGGCCACACATCACCAGTACGCTGACGTGGTGAAGAAATGGCTGCGGTTTGCTCCGTTCAGACAGGGAGGGACCGGCCGTCGCTGCTTCAAAGCTCCTGTGGAGTTTCCAGAGTCGGAGGAGTTTTAA